From the genome of Bactrocera oleae isolate idBacOlea1 chromosome 2, idBacOlea1, whole genome shotgun sequence, one region includes:
- the stumps gene encoding uncharacterized protein stumps isoform X5 — translation MQSVIEKMEFIEMESFCCDNCGTASNSSSNSSGAYNMDDILIITAKHSERAILRANFLKNHFDKITKQRGRKPFNFLHIKIEDGPFSEEIAHKYQNTALQIVILCPALLALSHSFLLSQLTAIIRVEKVLGILLDISEDKVKEIQKTALPSYYKWRRCTIRDNDQAQISNILGIATDILGRALCQRPPCHENSSISRSFSSCSEGFTILPKKVKIGQNKVVAMLAEPLEKDDTIKLMVEKSGELIEIRNFKCRNPYTVQFSIPESCMEISTMVEIRIEKNEKSLGARPIKCESRMRELEQLLRTEDSPIEFMCHSLGIGPAERDALDLHLLQCFQKNMPPNFHLLNGAYEKQHHFLTIRESSPEEYPTLLHFSARWGLNRLCIQLMECPGGDTACGIRNCIGKTPAELAEQEGHHKLATNIVSFSEFHELTTMYHYFKGISGSTGHNNNNQAMVNGKMANSNHNLNNQSNNKVVIDAVRSTPASPKMNQPKPQKPTLQEPQELQPAEYMEMSSGSEREKTPDAKPNTETLAVSNLNYISVEIEDENLQGSSADVCKNFEKVVTTPEVTTNELRISEPPYYQSKEQNRSVDVTDSPYQSDKFSHECSQLLENCIGTTASNDYVLQPANIPMPPKPASTQTPTVATNADTDDGNYLFQPSNRPVENELLPQNRLSLSRSLSSSSRGGQNPTYGTLKRTASDASSVTTRSNADDELAEIMHDFKNNVLSIRDVELLVEKWKHRNDVQQSFREKQEQIDQLRKEYDRIQENLRSQLKRETPFEKIKKLFSRHKSTTHLPEKASCTDSVLDETKSSITTSSSFKSSQRPISSLSLQSVSSSSSSGRLSTGSNCSGTSLGDSGTHSDHEERRFGCRLASPAALMDNYLVPPPPRPVLTPNSTPGEERHQLVFPSPKSSLQRLNTPTSPTDGEHYQMFPSNIPVYTSQNLSTSQPNNYLNTIIEAKENDASTACSNSGGNHQYQNGVTLQPIKINERANIIYGKLTKASSPCTSFKPKQIAVPQVGSIEVQAEVYQNVGANLEQIKEVEAMKEGKENGTVAAAVTESPNYMNC, via the exons CAAATACCAAAACACCGCCTTACAGATTGTCATACTCTGTCCAGCGCTATTGGCGCTCTCACACTCATTTCTTCTCTCACAGTTAACTGCCATTATACGTGTGGAGAAAGTATTGGGTATCCTTTTGGATATTTCGGAGGATAAAGTCAAGGAGATACAAAAAACAG CACTACCAAGCTACTACAAATGGCGTCGGTGCACCATACGCGACAATGAccaagcgcagatcagcaatataCTCGGCATAGCTACAGATATTTTAGGTCGCGCACTATGTCAGCGACCACCGTGTCACGAAAACAGCAGCATTTCGCGTAGTTTCTCAAGCTGCTCGGAGGGTTTCACTATACTACCAAAAAAAGTgaagatcggacaaaataaagTCGTGGCAATGCTAGCCGAACCGCTAGAAAAAGATGACACTATCAAGCTAATGGTGGAGAAATCTGGTGAGCTAATTGAAATCAGAAATTTCAAGTGCCGCAATCCATACACAGTGCAGTTCTCAATACCAG AGTCCTGTATGGAAATCTCAACTATGGTTGAGATACgtattgaaaaaaatgagaaaagtcTCGGCGCTCGCCCCATCAAATGTGAAAGTCGCATGCGCGAGCTCGAACAGTTGTTGCGCACCGAGGATTCTCCCATCGAATTCATGTGCCACTCACTAGGCATTGGACCAGCAGAACGCGATGCGCTCGACCTGCACTTGCTACAGTGCTTCCAGAAGAATATGCCGCCAAATTTTCATTTACTCAACGGTGCCTATGAGAAGCAACATCACTTCCTAACCATACGTGAATCAAGTCCCGAAGAATATCCCacacttttacatttttcagCACGTTGGGGTCTTAACCGTCTGTGTATTCAGTTGATGGAATGCCCGGGCGGTGATACCGCATGTGGTATACGTAATTGTATCGGCAAAACACCCGCCGAACTGGCCGAACAGGAGGGACATCACAAGCTAGCGACGAACATTGTTAGTTTTTCTGAGTTTCACGAACTCACCACTATGTATCACTACTTCAAGGGTATAAGTGGTTCCACtggacacaacaacaataatcaaGCAATGGTAAATGGAAAAATGGCTAACAGCAATCACAACCTTAACAACCAGAGTAACAACAAGGTCGTTATTGACGCTGTAAGGTCGACGCCGGCGTCCCCAAAAATGAACCAACCGAAACCACAAAAACCCACACTACAAGAACCGCAGGAATTACAACCTGCCGAGTATATGGAAATGTCAAGTGGTTCTGAACGTGAGAAAACACCCGACGCCAAACCAAATACAGAGACATTAGCCGTATCGAACTTAAATTACATTAGCGTAGAAATAGAGGATGAGAATTTACAAGGCTCCTCCGCCGATGTTTGTAAGAATTTTGAGAAGGTTGTAACTACACCCGAAGTAACAACGAATGAATTACGTATAAGTGAACCACCTTACTACCAATCAAAGGAGCAGAATAGATCTGTTGATGTCACTGATTCGCCTTACCAATCGGATAAGTTCAGTCATGAATGTTCACAGTTGCTGGAAAACTGCATCGGCACAACCGCCAGTAACGATTATGTACTTCAGCCAGCGAATATACCAATGCCACCCAAACCAGCTAGTACACAAACACCAACAGTCGCAACCAACGCAGATACTGATGATGGCAATTACCTCTTTCAGCCTTCGAACCGACCAGTCGAAAACGAATTGCTGCCACAGAACCGTCTCAGCTTGAGCCGTTCATTAAGCTCTTCCTCTCGCGGTGGACAAAACCCCACATATGGCACGTTGAAACGTACCGCCTCAGACGCGTCTAGCGTAACAACACGTTCCAATGCCGACGATGAATTGGCCGAAATTATGCACGACTTCAAGAACAATGTGCTCAGCATACGCGATGTGGAGTTGTTGGTCGAAAAATGGAAACACCGCAACGATGTGCAACAGAGTTTCCGCGAGAAACAAGAGCAAATCGATCAGTTGCGTAAGGAATACGATCGTATACAGGAAAATTTGAGATCACAGTTAAAGCGTGAGACACCCTTTGAGAAAATCAAGAAACTTTTTTCAAGGCACAAATCAACAACGCATTTACCGGAGAAGGCGTCATGTACTGACAGCGTGCTTGACGAAACGAAATCTTCCATCACAACCAGTTCAAGTTTTAAATCTTCACAGCGTCCCATTAGCTCGCTAAGCTTGCAAAGTGTTTCTTCATCTTCGTCTTCGGGCCGTCTCAGCACTGGAAGCAATTGCAGCGGCACATCACTAGGTGATTCTGGCACACACTCTGACCACGAAGAGCGACGTTTCGGATGTCGTCTTGCTTCACCCGCCGCGCTTATGGATAACTATCTTGTACCGCCACCACCACGTCCCGTACTAACACCAAATTCAACACCCGGTGAAGAGCGCCATCAGCTCGTTTTCCCCTCACCGAAATCATCACTCCAACGGCTAAACACACCCACAAGTCCGACCGATGGCGAACACTATCAGATGTTCCCCTCTAACATACCCGTCTACACCAGTCAGAACTTGTCGACGTCACAGCCCAACAACTACCTGAACACAATTATAGAGGCCAAAGAAAATGACGCCAGTACCGCTTGCAGCAACAGCGGTGGCAATCATCAATACCAAAATGGCGTCACTCTGCAACCCATCAAAATTAACGAACGCGCGAATATCATCTATGGCAAGCTGACGAAGGCATCGTCCCCGTGCACCTCATTTAAGCCGAAGCAAATTGCGGTGCCACAGGTGGGCAGCATTGAAGTGCAGGCTGAAGTTTATCAGAATGTCGGCGCAAACTTGGAACAGATCAAGGAAGTTGAGGCGATGAAAGAGGGGAAAGAGAATGGCACAGTGGCGGCAGCGGTTACCGAGTCACCAAACTACATGAACTGCTGA
- the stumps gene encoding uncharacterized protein stumps isoform X6 has product MYKRVKDNCGTASNSSSNSSGAYNMDDILIITAKHSERAILRANFLKNHFDKITKQRGRKPFNFLHIKIEDGPFSEEIAHKYQNTALQIVILCPALLALSHSFLLSQLTAIIRVEKVLGILLDISEDKVKEIQKTALPSYYKWRRCTIRDNDQAQISNILGIATDILGRALCQRPPCHENSSISRSFSSCSEGFTILPKKVKIGQNKVVAMLAEPLEKDDTIKLMVEKSGELIEIRNFKCRNPYTVQFSIPESCMEISTMVEIRIEKNEKSLGARPIKCESRMRELEQLLRTEDSPIEFMCHSLGIGPAERDALDLHLLQCFQKNMPPNFHLLNGAYEKQHHFLTIRESSPEEYPTLLHFSARWGLNRLCIQLMECPGGDTACGIRNCIGKTPAELAEQEGHHKLATNIVSFSEFHELTTMYHYFKGISGSTGHNNNNQAMVNGKMANSNHNLNNQSNNKVVIDAVRSTPASPKMNQPKPQKPTLQEPQELQPAEYMEMSSGSEREKTPDAKPNTETLAVSNLNYISVEIEDENLQGSSADVCKNFEKVVTTPEVTTNELRISEPPYYQSKEQNRSVDVTDSPYQSDKFSHECSQLLENCIGTTASNDYVLQPANIPMPPKPASTQTPTVATNADTDDGNYLFQPSNRPVENELLPQNRLSLSRSLSSSSRGGQNPTYGTLKRTASDASSVTTRSNADDELAEIMHDFKNNVLSIRDVELLVEKWKHRNDVQQSFREKQEQIDQLRKEYDRIQENLRSQLKRETPFEKIKKLFSRHKSTTHLPEKASCTDSVLDETKSSITTSSSFKSSQRPISSLSLQSVSSSSSSGRLSTGSNCSGTSLGDSGTHSDHEERRFGCRLASPAALMDNYLVPPPPRPVLTPNSTPGEERHQLVFPSPKSSLQRLNTPTSPTDGEHYQMFPSNIPVYTSQNLSTSQPNNYLNTIIEAKENDASTACSNSGGNHQYQNGVTLQPIKINERANIIYGKLTKASSPCTSFKPKQIAVPQVGSIEVQAEVYQNVGANLEQIKEVEAMKEGKENGTVAAAVTESPNYMNC; this is encoded by the exons CAAATACCAAAACACCGCCTTACAGATTGTCATACTCTGTCCAGCGCTATTGGCGCTCTCACACTCATTTCTTCTCTCACAGTTAACTGCCATTATACGTGTGGAGAAAGTATTGGGTATCCTTTTGGATATTTCGGAGGATAAAGTCAAGGAGATACAAAAAACAG CACTACCAAGCTACTACAAATGGCGTCGGTGCACCATACGCGACAATGAccaagcgcagatcagcaatataCTCGGCATAGCTACAGATATTTTAGGTCGCGCACTATGTCAGCGACCACCGTGTCACGAAAACAGCAGCATTTCGCGTAGTTTCTCAAGCTGCTCGGAGGGTTTCACTATACTACCAAAAAAAGTgaagatcggacaaaataaagTCGTGGCAATGCTAGCCGAACCGCTAGAAAAAGATGACACTATCAAGCTAATGGTGGAGAAATCTGGTGAGCTAATTGAAATCAGAAATTTCAAGTGCCGCAATCCATACACAGTGCAGTTCTCAATACCAG AGTCCTGTATGGAAATCTCAACTATGGTTGAGATACgtattgaaaaaaatgagaaaagtcTCGGCGCTCGCCCCATCAAATGTGAAAGTCGCATGCGCGAGCTCGAACAGTTGTTGCGCACCGAGGATTCTCCCATCGAATTCATGTGCCACTCACTAGGCATTGGACCAGCAGAACGCGATGCGCTCGACCTGCACTTGCTACAGTGCTTCCAGAAGAATATGCCGCCAAATTTTCATTTACTCAACGGTGCCTATGAGAAGCAACATCACTTCCTAACCATACGTGAATCAAGTCCCGAAGAATATCCCacacttttacatttttcagCACGTTGGGGTCTTAACCGTCTGTGTATTCAGTTGATGGAATGCCCGGGCGGTGATACCGCATGTGGTATACGTAATTGTATCGGCAAAACACCCGCCGAACTGGCCGAACAGGAGGGACATCACAAGCTAGCGACGAACATTGTTAGTTTTTCTGAGTTTCACGAACTCACCACTATGTATCACTACTTCAAGGGTATAAGTGGTTCCACtggacacaacaacaataatcaaGCAATGGTAAATGGAAAAATGGCTAACAGCAATCACAACCTTAACAACCAGAGTAACAACAAGGTCGTTATTGACGCTGTAAGGTCGACGCCGGCGTCCCCAAAAATGAACCAACCGAAACCACAAAAACCCACACTACAAGAACCGCAGGAATTACAACCTGCCGAGTATATGGAAATGTCAAGTGGTTCTGAACGTGAGAAAACACCCGACGCCAAACCAAATACAGAGACATTAGCCGTATCGAACTTAAATTACATTAGCGTAGAAATAGAGGATGAGAATTTACAAGGCTCCTCCGCCGATGTTTGTAAGAATTTTGAGAAGGTTGTAACTACACCCGAAGTAACAACGAATGAATTACGTATAAGTGAACCACCTTACTACCAATCAAAGGAGCAGAATAGATCTGTTGATGTCACTGATTCGCCTTACCAATCGGATAAGTTCAGTCATGAATGTTCACAGTTGCTGGAAAACTGCATCGGCACAACCGCCAGTAACGATTATGTACTTCAGCCAGCGAATATACCAATGCCACCCAAACCAGCTAGTACACAAACACCAACAGTCGCAACCAACGCAGATACTGATGATGGCAATTACCTCTTTCAGCCTTCGAACCGACCAGTCGAAAACGAATTGCTGCCACAGAACCGTCTCAGCTTGAGCCGTTCATTAAGCTCTTCCTCTCGCGGTGGACAAAACCCCACATATGGCACGTTGAAACGTACCGCCTCAGACGCGTCTAGCGTAACAACACGTTCCAATGCCGACGATGAATTGGCCGAAATTATGCACGACTTCAAGAACAATGTGCTCAGCATACGCGATGTGGAGTTGTTGGTCGAAAAATGGAAACACCGCAACGATGTGCAACAGAGTTTCCGCGAGAAACAAGAGCAAATCGATCAGTTGCGTAAGGAATACGATCGTATACAGGAAAATTTGAGATCACAGTTAAAGCGTGAGACACCCTTTGAGAAAATCAAGAAACTTTTTTCAAGGCACAAATCAACAACGCATTTACCGGAGAAGGCGTCATGTACTGACAGCGTGCTTGACGAAACGAAATCTTCCATCACAACCAGTTCAAGTTTTAAATCTTCACAGCGTCCCATTAGCTCGCTAAGCTTGCAAAGTGTTTCTTCATCTTCGTCTTCGGGCCGTCTCAGCACTGGAAGCAATTGCAGCGGCACATCACTAGGTGATTCTGGCACACACTCTGACCACGAAGAGCGACGTTTCGGATGTCGTCTTGCTTCACCCGCCGCGCTTATGGATAACTATCTTGTACCGCCACCACCACGTCCCGTACTAACACCAAATTCAACACCCGGTGAAGAGCGCCATCAGCTCGTTTTCCCCTCACCGAAATCATCACTCCAACGGCTAAACACACCCACAAGTCCGACCGATGGCGAACACTATCAGATGTTCCCCTCTAACATACCCGTCTACACCAGTCAGAACTTGTCGACGTCACAGCCCAACAACTACCTGAACACAATTATAGAGGCCAAAGAAAATGACGCCAGTACCGCTTGCAGCAACAGCGGTGGCAATCATCAATACCAAAATGGCGTCACTCTGCAACCCATCAAAATTAACGAACGCGCGAATATCATCTATGGCAAGCTGACGAAGGCATCGTCCCCGTGCACCTCATTTAAGCCGAAGCAAATTGCGGTGCCACAGGTGGGCAGCATTGAAGTGCAGGCTGAAGTTTATCAGAATGTCGGCGCAAACTTGGAACAGATCAAGGAAGTTGAGGCGATGAAAGAGGGGAAAGAGAATGGCACAGTGGCGGCAGCGGTTACCGAGTCACCAAACTACATGAACTGCTGA
- the stumps gene encoding uncharacterized protein stumps isoform X7: MDDILIITAKHSERAILRANFLKNHFDKITKQRGRKPFNFLHIKIEDGPFSEEIAHKYQNTALQIVILCPALLALSHSFLLSQLTAIIRVEKVLGILLDISEDKVKEIQKTALPSYYKWRRCTIRDNDQAQISNILGIATDILGRALCQRPPCHENSSISRSFSSCSEGFTILPKKVKIGQNKVVAMLAEPLEKDDTIKLMVEKSGELIEIRNFKCRNPYTVQFSIPESCMEISTMVEIRIEKNEKSLGARPIKCESRMRELEQLLRTEDSPIEFMCHSLGIGPAERDALDLHLLQCFQKNMPPNFHLLNGAYEKQHHFLTIRESSPEEYPTLLHFSARWGLNRLCIQLMECPGGDTACGIRNCIGKTPAELAEQEGHHKLATNIVSFSEFHELTTMYHYFKGISGSTGHNNNNQAMVNGKMANSNHNLNNQSNNKVVIDAVRSTPASPKMNQPKPQKPTLQEPQELQPAEYMEMSSGSEREKTPDAKPNTETLAVSNLNYISVEIEDENLQGSSADVCKNFEKVVTTPEVTTNELRISEPPYYQSKEQNRSVDVTDSPYQSDKFSHECSQLLENCIGTTASNDYVLQPANIPMPPKPASTQTPTVATNADTDDGNYLFQPSNRPVENELLPQNRLSLSRSLSSSSRGGQNPTYGTLKRTASDASSVTTRSNADDELAEIMHDFKNNVLSIRDVELLVEKWKHRNDVQQSFREKQEQIDQLRKEYDRIQENLRSQLKRETPFEKIKKLFSRHKSTTHLPEKASCTDSVLDETKSSITTSSSFKSSQRPISSLSLQSVSSSSSSGRLSTGSNCSGTSLGDSGTHSDHEERRFGCRLASPAALMDNYLVPPPPRPVLTPNSTPGEERHQLVFPSPKSSLQRLNTPTSPTDGEHYQMFPSNIPVYTSQNLSTSQPNNYLNTIIEAKENDASTACSNSGGNHQYQNGVTLQPIKINERANIIYGKLTKASSPCTSFKPKQIAVPQVGSIEVQAEVYQNVGANLEQIKEVEAMKEGKENGTVAAAVTESPNYMNC; this comes from the exons CAAATACCAAAACACCGCCTTACAGATTGTCATACTCTGTCCAGCGCTATTGGCGCTCTCACACTCATTTCTTCTCTCACAGTTAACTGCCATTATACGTGTGGAGAAAGTATTGGGTATCCTTTTGGATATTTCGGAGGATAAAGTCAAGGAGATACAAAAAACAG CACTACCAAGCTACTACAAATGGCGTCGGTGCACCATACGCGACAATGAccaagcgcagatcagcaatataCTCGGCATAGCTACAGATATTTTAGGTCGCGCACTATGTCAGCGACCACCGTGTCACGAAAACAGCAGCATTTCGCGTAGTTTCTCAAGCTGCTCGGAGGGTTTCACTATACTACCAAAAAAAGTgaagatcggacaaaataaagTCGTGGCAATGCTAGCCGAACCGCTAGAAAAAGATGACACTATCAAGCTAATGGTGGAGAAATCTGGTGAGCTAATTGAAATCAGAAATTTCAAGTGCCGCAATCCATACACAGTGCAGTTCTCAATACCAG AGTCCTGTATGGAAATCTCAACTATGGTTGAGATACgtattgaaaaaaatgagaaaagtcTCGGCGCTCGCCCCATCAAATGTGAAAGTCGCATGCGCGAGCTCGAACAGTTGTTGCGCACCGAGGATTCTCCCATCGAATTCATGTGCCACTCACTAGGCATTGGACCAGCAGAACGCGATGCGCTCGACCTGCACTTGCTACAGTGCTTCCAGAAGAATATGCCGCCAAATTTTCATTTACTCAACGGTGCCTATGAGAAGCAACATCACTTCCTAACCATACGTGAATCAAGTCCCGAAGAATATCCCacacttttacatttttcagCACGTTGGGGTCTTAACCGTCTGTGTATTCAGTTGATGGAATGCCCGGGCGGTGATACCGCATGTGGTATACGTAATTGTATCGGCAAAACACCCGCCGAACTGGCCGAACAGGAGGGACATCACAAGCTAGCGACGAACATTGTTAGTTTTTCTGAGTTTCACGAACTCACCACTATGTATCACTACTTCAAGGGTATAAGTGGTTCCACtggacacaacaacaataatcaaGCAATGGTAAATGGAAAAATGGCTAACAGCAATCACAACCTTAACAACCAGAGTAACAACAAGGTCGTTATTGACGCTGTAAGGTCGACGCCGGCGTCCCCAAAAATGAACCAACCGAAACCACAAAAACCCACACTACAAGAACCGCAGGAATTACAACCTGCCGAGTATATGGAAATGTCAAGTGGTTCTGAACGTGAGAAAACACCCGACGCCAAACCAAATACAGAGACATTAGCCGTATCGAACTTAAATTACATTAGCGTAGAAATAGAGGATGAGAATTTACAAGGCTCCTCCGCCGATGTTTGTAAGAATTTTGAGAAGGTTGTAACTACACCCGAAGTAACAACGAATGAATTACGTATAAGTGAACCACCTTACTACCAATCAAAGGAGCAGAATAGATCTGTTGATGTCACTGATTCGCCTTACCAATCGGATAAGTTCAGTCATGAATGTTCACAGTTGCTGGAAAACTGCATCGGCACAACCGCCAGTAACGATTATGTACTTCAGCCAGCGAATATACCAATGCCACCCAAACCAGCTAGTACACAAACACCAACAGTCGCAACCAACGCAGATACTGATGATGGCAATTACCTCTTTCAGCCTTCGAACCGACCAGTCGAAAACGAATTGCTGCCACAGAACCGTCTCAGCTTGAGCCGTTCATTAAGCTCTTCCTCTCGCGGTGGACAAAACCCCACATATGGCACGTTGAAACGTACCGCCTCAGACGCGTCTAGCGTAACAACACGTTCCAATGCCGACGATGAATTGGCCGAAATTATGCACGACTTCAAGAACAATGTGCTCAGCATACGCGATGTGGAGTTGTTGGTCGAAAAATGGAAACACCGCAACGATGTGCAACAGAGTTTCCGCGAGAAACAAGAGCAAATCGATCAGTTGCGTAAGGAATACGATCGTATACAGGAAAATTTGAGATCACAGTTAAAGCGTGAGACACCCTTTGAGAAAATCAAGAAACTTTTTTCAAGGCACAAATCAACAACGCATTTACCGGAGAAGGCGTCATGTACTGACAGCGTGCTTGACGAAACGAAATCTTCCATCACAACCAGTTCAAGTTTTAAATCTTCACAGCGTCCCATTAGCTCGCTAAGCTTGCAAAGTGTTTCTTCATCTTCGTCTTCGGGCCGTCTCAGCACTGGAAGCAATTGCAGCGGCACATCACTAGGTGATTCTGGCACACACTCTGACCACGAAGAGCGACGTTTCGGATGTCGTCTTGCTTCACCCGCCGCGCTTATGGATAACTATCTTGTACCGCCACCACCACGTCCCGTACTAACACCAAATTCAACACCCGGTGAAGAGCGCCATCAGCTCGTTTTCCCCTCACCGAAATCATCACTCCAACGGCTAAACACACCCACAAGTCCGACCGATGGCGAACACTATCAGATGTTCCCCTCTAACATACCCGTCTACACCAGTCAGAACTTGTCGACGTCACAGCCCAACAACTACCTGAACACAATTATAGAGGCCAAAGAAAATGACGCCAGTACCGCTTGCAGCAACAGCGGTGGCAATCATCAATACCAAAATGGCGTCACTCTGCAACCCATCAAAATTAACGAACGCGCGAATATCATCTATGGCAAGCTGACGAAGGCATCGTCCCCGTGCACCTCATTTAAGCCGAAGCAAATTGCGGTGCCACAGGTGGGCAGCATTGAAGTGCAGGCTGAAGTTTATCAGAATGTCGGCGCAAACTTGGAACAGATCAAGGAAGTTGAGGCGATGAAAGAGGGGAAAGAGAATGGCACAGTGGCGGCAGCGGTTACCGAGTCACCAAACTACATGAACTGCTGA